Proteins found in one Pelmatolapia mariae isolate MD_Pm_ZW linkage group LG7, Pm_UMD_F_2, whole genome shotgun sequence genomic segment:
- the frmd4a gene encoding FERM domain-containing protein 4A isoform X9 — MAKDLLDLVASHFNLKEKEYFGIAYTDETGHFSWLQLDRRVLEHEFPKKSGPIVLYFCVRFYIESISYLKDNATIELFFLNAKSIIYKELIEVDSEVVFELASYILQEAKGDFTSNDATRSDLKKLPALPTQALKEHPSLAYCEDRVIENYKKLSGQSRGQAIVNYMSIVESLPTYGVHYYSVKDKQGIPWWLGLSYKGIFQYDYQDKVKPRKVFQWRQLENLYFREKKFSVEVHDPRSRASVTRRTFGHSGIAVHTWYACPALIKSIWAMAISQHQFYLDRKQSKSKIHAARSLSEIAIDLTETGTLKTSKLANMGSKGKIISGSSGSLLSSGSQESDSSQTAKKDMLAALRARQEALEETLKQRLEELKNICIREAELTGKLPKEYPLDPGEEPPTVRRKIGTAFKLDEQKILPKGEEEELERLEREFAIQSQITEAARRLASDPHVSSKKLKKQRKTSYLNALKKLQEIENSINEYRVRSGKKPTQRASLIIEEANIGSEDSSLSDALVLDDDDSQVTGTPTFSPVASPHKGLPPRPPSHSRPPPPQSLDGLRHLHYTRSDYDKSPIKPKMWSESSLDEPYEKVKKRSSHSSHRRFPSSGSAEAGGSNSLQSSPIRSLPHWNSQSSMPSTPDLRTRTPHYVHSTRSVDISPTRLHSLSQHFRNRSSSLESQGKLLASDSDAHPHTLGSPDFFLGPGRSSNGSDPLDDCSSCTSQSSSEHYYPSGGHPGSNPNYSTLGEDSPSKARQRQRQRHRSAGHLGSSNSGSMPNLAAKNGSGGGLGGSGVGGGHHGVYLHSQSQPSSQYRIKEYPLYVEGSPNPVVVRSLESDQEGHYSVKAQFKTSSSYTAGGLYKEAWGGEEGGEGSGRLTPSRSQIVRTPSLGREGGGGGGGGRAAVSEELRCWYQRSSGSLKERSHSHSGSTSSETGSQQGTLGHGRGSRVGTLAKGSPAASPHSQRSMTPSSEHAATPTPPCSPQHILNWQSGTLSDSCFLSSPLCSELADVQWYGQDKAKPGTLV, encoded by the exons ATGGCTAAAGACCTGCTGGACCTTGTGGCCTCTCACTTCAACCTCAAGGAGAAGGAGTACTTTGGAATTGCATACACAGATGAAAC GGGCCATTTTAGTTGGCTGCAGCTGGACCGCAGGGTATTAGAACATGAATTCCCCAAGAAGTCTGGTCCCATTGTCCTCTACTTCTGTGTCAG GTTCTACATAGAGAGTATATCCTACCTGAAGGATAACGCCACCATTGAACTGTTCTTTCTTAATGCAAAGTCCATCATATACAAG GAGCTAATTGAAGTAGACAGTGAGGTTGTCTTCGAATTGGCTTCCTACATTCTCCAA gAGGCTAAAGGTGATTTCACTAG tAACGATGCAACTAGGTCTGACCTGAAAAAGCTGCCTGCTCTACCCACCCAGGCCCTAAAGGAGCACCCATCACTGGCTTACTG TGAAGATCGGGTCATAGAGAATTACAAGAAGCTCAGCGGGCAGAGTAGAGGGCAGGCAATCGTAAA TTATATGAGCATTGTAGAGTCTCTACCCACATATGGAGTGCATTACTATTCTGTAAag GACAAGCAGGGGATCCCATGGTGGTTGGGTCTGAGCTATAAAGGCATCTTTCAGTATGATTACCAGGACAAAGTTAAGCCCAGGAAG GTGTTCCAATGGCGTCAATTGGAGAACCTCTACTTCAGAGAGAAGAAGTTTTCGGTGGAAGTTCATGACCCCAGGA GTAGGGCGTCGGTAACGAGAAGGACGTTCGGTCACAGCGGCATTGCTGTGCATACCTGGTACGCCTGTCCTGCCCTCATCAAGTCCATCTGGGCCATGGCCATCAGCCAGCACCAGTTCTACCTGGACCGCAAACAGAGCAAG TCAAAGATCCATGCAGCGAGGAGTTTGAGTGAGATTGCCATAGACCTGACAGAAACAGGAACACTGAAGACATCCAAACTGGCCAACATGGGCAGCAAGGGCAAGATCATCAGTGGCAGCAGTGGCAGCCTGCTCTCCTCag GCTCTCAGGAATCGGACAGCTCCCAGACGGCTAAGAAGGACATGCTGGCAGCGCTGAGGGCCAGACAGGAAGCTCTGGAGGAAACGCTAAAGCAGAGACTAGAGGAACTCAAGAACATCTGCATACGGGAGGCG GAGTTGACTGGAAAGCTTCCAAAGGAATATCCACTGGATCCGGGAGAGGAGCCGCCAACTGTGAGACGGAAGATCGGTACCGCCTTCAAACTGGATGAGCAGAAAATTCTACCTAAGGGAGAG GAAGAAGAACTTGAGCGTTTGGAGCGGGAGTTTGCCATTCAGTCACAGATTACCGAGGCAGCCAGGCGTCTCGCCAGCGATCCTCACGTAAGCAGTAAAAAGCTGAAGAAACAGAGGAAGACTTCTTATCTGAATGCACTGAAGAAGCTCCAGGAAATTGAGAACTCCATCAATGAGTACCGGGTCCGCTCTGGCAAGAAGCCCACGCAGAGAGCGTCGCTTATCATAGAAG AAGCCAATATTGGCTCTGAAGACAGCTCATTGTCTGATGCACTGGTCTTGGATGATG ATGATTCTCAAGTTACAGGTACCCCCACCTTCTCTCCAGTAGCTTCACCTCATAAGGGGCTCCCTCCAAGACCACCATCTCACAGTCGCCCCCCTCCACCGCAGTCCCTGGATGGCCTGCGACACCTGCACTACACACGCTCTGACTACGACAAATCCCCTATCAAACCCAAGATGTGGAGCGAATCATCACTGGATGAGCCCTATGAGAAAGTCAAGAAACGCTCATCTCACTCGAG TCACAGGCGTTTCCCGAGTTCGGGCAGTGCAGAAGCAGGGGGTAGTAATTCTCTGCAGAGCAGCCCCATTAGGAGCCTCCCTCACTGGAATTCTCAGTCCAGCATGCCATCAACTCCGGACCTGAGGACCAGGACCCCGCACTATGTACATTCCACCAG GTCAGTGGACATCAGTCCCACCCGTCTGCACAGTCTTTCTCAGCACTTTAGGAACcgcagctccagccttgagtcCCAGGGCAAACTGCTGGCATCCGATTCCGACGCACATCCGCACACCCTGGGCAGCCCTGACTTCTTCCTTGGCCCAGGACGCAGCTCCAATGGCTCCGACCCACTGGATGACTGTTCATCCTGCACCAGCCAAAGCAGCTCGGAGCATTATTACCCCTCTGGAGGACACCCTGGCAGTAACCCAAATTACTCTACTCTGGGAGAAGATTCACCCTCCAAAGCCAGGCAGAGGCAGAGGCAAAGACACAG gTCTGCAGGTCACCTGGGTTCCTCTAACTCTGGCTCAATGCCAAATCTGGCAGCTAAGAACGGTTCTGGTGGAGGATTAGGTGGTAGTGGAGTGGGAGGGGGACACCATGGAGTCTACCTCCACAGCCAGAGCCAGCCCTCTTCCCAGTACCGCATCAAAGAGTACCCTCTATATGTAGAGGGCAGCCCCAACCCAGTGGTGGTGCGCAGCCTGGAGAGTGATCAGGAGGGACACTACAGCGTGAAGGCTCAGTTCAAGACCTCCAGTTCCTACACGGCTGGGGGACTGTACAAAGAGGCCTGGgggggagaggagggaggagagggaaGCGGTCGACTTACGCCGTCACGCTCTCAGATCGTAAGGACTCCATCATTGGGGAGAGAGGGTGGTGGAGGCGGAGGAGGTGGGAGGGCGGCAGTTTCTGAAGAACTGCGGTGCTGGTACCAGAGGTCTTCAGGGAGCCTAAAGGAGAGGAGTCACTCACATTCGGGATCCACATCCTCTGAGACTGGGTCACAGCAAGGAACTCTGGGACATGGTCGAGGAAGTAGAGTAGGAACACTCGCCAAAGGCTCACCAG CTGCTTCCCCTCACAGCCAGAGGAGTATGACCCCGTCAAGTGAACACGCAGCTACACCCACACCTCCCTGCAGCCCACAACACATCCTTAACTGGCAGAGCGG GACTTTGAGTGACAGCTGTTTTCTCAGCAGCCCTCTGTGTTCAGAGCTGGCAGATGTGCAGTGGTACGGACAAGACAAGGCCAAACCTGGAACGCTGGTCTGA